From a single Streptomyces sp. 1331.2 genomic region:
- a CDS encoding LysR family transcriptional regulator — protein MELEFRHLRIICSIADSGSLTRAAASLRLTQPGLSAQLTRIERALGGELFSRAQSGVVPTAFGEVVLSRARALLPTIDELLEASALAARRSCSPHRFRLGSVNAPLLGGLITAIRSHHPEAEISSRGHGCPVPLVEDIAGGRLEAAVVGDSPGYELVLPPGVTVEPIATEPLFVALPAAHPLAALEEVALEDLEEEDWAAPRPDNDRIREYWSRTLLVLGHRIRVVHEAEGRLLLDIVRHGHAVSFCQATFEEVPGIAVRPIAGNPLWYRHLLAWYEEGPLETLGPSLVQDVIEAYRTACARSTVYQGWLERHDGAVPPQRTAVGVLSSGVPRSG, from the coding sequence ATGGAGCTCGAATTCCGGCACCTCCGGATCATCTGCAGCATCGCGGACAGTGGCAGTTTGACGCGGGCCGCCGCGTCGTTGCGGCTGACCCAGCCCGGTCTCAGTGCCCAGTTGACGCGGATCGAGCGGGCGCTCGGCGGTGAGCTGTTCAGCCGCGCGCAGTCGGGTGTCGTCCCGACCGCCTTCGGGGAGGTGGTGCTGAGCCGGGCACGGGCGCTGCTGCCGACCATTGACGAACTGTTGGAGGCCTCCGCTCTCGCCGCGCGGAGGAGCTGTTCGCCGCACCGTTTCCGGCTCGGTTCCGTCAACGCTCCCCTGCTCGGCGGGTTGATCACGGCGATCAGGTCGCACCATCCGGAGGCCGAGATCAGTTCGCGGGGCCACGGATGCCCCGTCCCGCTCGTCGAGGACATCGCGGGCGGCCGTCTTGAGGCGGCCGTGGTGGGCGACAGCCCCGGTTATGAGCTCGTGCTCCCCCCTGGAGTCACCGTCGAGCCGATCGCCACCGAGCCGCTCTTCGTGGCACTGCCGGCAGCCCATCCGCTGGCGGCGCTGGAGGAGGTCGCGCTGGAGGATCTGGAGGAAGAGGACTGGGCCGCTCCTCGGCCGGACAACGACCGGATCCGTGAGTACTGGTCCAGGACCCTGCTCGTCCTGGGGCATCGCATACGCGTCGTCCACGAGGCGGAGGGCCGACTCCTCCTGGACATCGTTCGCCACGGCCACGCGGTGAGCTTCTGCCAGGCCACCTTCGAGGAGGTCCCGGGCATCGCCGTACGTCCGATCGCCGGGAATCCGCTCTGGTACCGGCATCTGCTCGCCTGGTACGAGGAGGGGCCGTTGGAAACGTTGGGCCCCTCCCTCGTGCAGGACGTCATCGAGGCGTACCGGACGGCGTGCGCCCGCAGCACGGTCTACCAGGGCTGGCTCGAAAGGCACGACGGCGCAGTGCCGCCGCAGCGCACTGCGGTGGGCGTGTTGAGCAGTGGCGTGCCTCGCTCTGGGTGA
- a CDS encoding DUF5994 family protein translates to MTATSDPAAAQPPGPEPAVRLSLTPEGATRGRLDGAWWPRSHDLLRELPPLATALDPTWGKVTRVTVNPTHWPAIPRRVPVAGHVIHVGWFEQEQDADEVIVCSFTPLRLELLVIPPEAEASAAEWLMTAASDPANTRTGTDLLTAAGAPTADPRADG, encoded by the coding sequence ATGACCGCGACCTCCGATCCCGCCGCCGCCCAGCCACCGGGGCCGGAGCCGGCGGTCCGCCTCTCACTGACACCCGAGGGCGCCACGCGCGGCCGGCTGGACGGGGCCTGGTGGCCGCGCTCGCACGACCTCCTGCGCGAACTTCCCCCACTGGCGACGGCACTGGACCCCACGTGGGGGAAGGTCACCCGTGTCACCGTGAATCCGACGCACTGGCCGGCCATCCCCCGGCGCGTCCCGGTCGCAGGCCATGTCATCCACGTCGGGTGGTTCGAACAGGAGCAGGACGCGGACGAGGTGATCGTGTGCTCCTTCACCCCTCTACGCCTGGAGCTCCTGGTGATTCCCCCGGAGGCCGAGGCCTCCGCCGCCGAGTGGCTGATGACAGCGGCGTCCGACCCGGCCAACACACGTACCGGCACCGACCTCCTGACAGCCGCGGGCGCGCCGACCGCAGACCCGCGGGCAGACGGATGA
- a CDS encoding serine/threonine-protein kinase, whose translation MPIDMSLDSLPASTLYQPLQPDDPAEVGGYRLHARLGAGGMGRVYLSYTPGGRPVALKTVRPEFAQDTEFRGRFAQEVTNARRIHGLYTAQVIDSGADDDVPWLATAYVPGPSLQQVVREHGALPVRTVLLLMGGIAEALQAIHGAGVVHRDLKPANVLLAADGPRVIDFGIARAADAVALTGTGFRIGSPAFMAPEQALGRPVTSATDVFALGSLAAYTAGGTQPFGEGPETTVLYRVVNEQPDLGRVPGDLRALLLRCLAKQPEDRPTPAEIIEAARNHPAAGGGLRFADDWLPTQVSTDITRRSDLPQDLAAAFSPDVVAAQAPPGSYGAAQPLPEVPTALLPPPLPTVAAPAIPAVGKPYRKGATWKTVLLLSALVVALGGTVGGVLLSHKLDRILAATGLAGDSPTAGDTGPDTPAPAADGPGPTDPASPATYTAAYTDAILTAPDDSYDFDIETGKLIPAQSTEWSVGHNANEFLIPTGSDAAITPSGRPTPGDCSTAIDRQPATALDFSDLPAGRAFCVRSRSTHAIAIVRVISVTGNGPVKVSMDHYRSDS comes from the coding sequence ATGCCCATCGACATGTCCCTGGACTCCTTGCCCGCGTCAACGCTTTACCAGCCCCTGCAGCCCGACGATCCGGCCGAAGTAGGCGGCTACCGGTTGCACGCCCGGCTCGGGGCAGGCGGCATGGGGCGGGTCTACCTGTCCTACACCCCCGGTGGCCGGCCCGTGGCCCTCAAGACGGTCCGGCCGGAGTTCGCGCAGGACACGGAGTTCCGGGGGCGCTTCGCACAGGAGGTCACCAACGCCCGGCGGATCCATGGGCTGTACACCGCCCAGGTGATCGACTCCGGCGCGGACGACGACGTGCCGTGGCTGGCCACCGCGTACGTTCCGGGCCCGTCGCTGCAACAGGTGGTCCGGGAACACGGCGCGCTACCGGTGCGCACGGTCCTGCTGCTGATGGGCGGGATCGCGGAGGCGCTGCAGGCGATCCACGGCGCCGGAGTCGTGCACCGGGATCTCAAGCCCGCCAACGTGCTGCTCGCGGCCGACGGTCCGCGCGTGATCGACTTCGGCATCGCCCGCGCGGCCGACGCCGTCGCGCTGACCGGCACCGGTTTCCGGATCGGTTCGCCCGCCTTCATGGCGCCCGAGCAGGCCCTGGGCAGGCCGGTCACGTCCGCGACGGACGTCTTCGCGCTGGGTTCTCTGGCGGCGTACACCGCCGGCGGCACCCAGCCGTTCGGCGAGGGACCGGAGACCACGGTGCTGTACCGGGTGGTGAACGAGCAGCCGGATCTCGGCCGTGTCCCGGGCGACCTGCGCGCGCTGCTGCTGCGCTGCCTGGCCAAGCAGCCCGAGGACCGGCCGACCCCCGCAGAGATCATCGAGGCCGCCCGCAACCACCCCGCTGCGGGCGGCGGGCTGCGCTTCGCCGACGACTGGCTGCCCACTCAGGTCAGCACCGACATCACCCGCCGCTCCGACCTGCCGCAGGACTTGGCCGCCGCGTTCTCCCCCGACGTCGTCGCCGCCCAGGCCCCGCCCGGCTCCTACGGCGCTGCGCAGCCCCTGCCCGAGGTGCCGACCGCTCTGCTTCCGCCCCCACTGCCGACCGTCGCCGCTCCCGCGATACCCGCGGTGGGCAAGCCCTACCGCAAGGGCGCGACCTGGAAGACGGTACTGCTGCTGTCGGCGTTGGTGGTGGCTCTCGGTGGCACGGTCGGCGGCGTGCTCCTGTCCCACAAGCTCGACCGGATCCTCGCAGCCACGGGATTGGCCGGCGACAGCCCGACGGCCGGTGACACCGGCCCGGACACGCCGGCACCGGCGGCCGACGGCCCGGGGCCGACCGACCCGGCGAGCCCGGCCACGTACACCGCGGCGTACACCGATGCAATCCTGACCGCACCCGACGACTCCTACGACTTCGACATCGAGACCGGCAAGTTGATCCCCGCGCAGTCCACCGAGTGGTCCGTAGGGCACAACGCCAACGAGTTCCTGATCCCGACGGGAAGCGACGCCGCCATCACCCCCAGCGGGCGGCCAACCCCGGGCGATTGCTCGACGGCCATCGACCGGCAGCCGGCGACGGCCCTCGACTTCAGTGACCTGCCGGCCGGCCGAGCCTTCTGCGTGCGATCGAGAAGCACTCACGCCATCGCGATCGTGCGGGTCATCTCCGTGACCGGCAACGGCCCGGTGAAGGTCTCGATGGACCACTACCGCAGCGACAGCTGA
- a CDS encoding alpha/beta hydrolase: MKHPTSKRAGLILALAALGVTALAGCIPASGDTAAEGADTAPTDSAQQSALQTFYRQKPTWTTCGELQCATLTVPVDYAHPETGQTFTLPLARSVTADPAQRMGSLVFNPGGPGESGVEQLKSGGLSSFSERARARFDIVSFDPRGVAGSKPAIDCGSSDSSDQDQPESDSASTSAYPKTAAERSAALADAEKQVAFCKARSGAILPHVGTLDAARDMDVLRAALGDEKLSYLGWSYGTYLGTVYGELFPHRVRALVLDGAVDPSLDWSEAALQQGKAFRKSVDDYARQCATVVHDACPATTPDGIHKVITDLHRRTAKHPLRIRGTTERLDQNMLLAALTKSMYSPESQWQDLSEALRAARGGDGTKLAEIASPGISGQPAQAGSSDPGSSGEQAPDNSSVAITAVNCLDQPHSRDAQPYWELLERANQEAGVFGTSAVLAELTCKGWPAGHQQPHRVNAKGLPPALVVGTTGDPATPYQWSQGLADQLPGGMLLTFKGTGHTAYGRSNACVNDAVDAYLIDLKPVPSGKAC; this comes from the coding sequence ATGAAGCACCCGACGAGCAAGCGTGCCGGCCTGATCCTGGCCTTGGCCGCACTCGGCGTCACGGCACTTGCCGGATGCATCCCGGCGTCCGGGGACACGGCTGCGGAGGGCGCCGACACGGCGCCGACCGATTCCGCGCAGCAGAGCGCTTTGCAGACCTTCTACCGGCAGAAGCCGACCTGGACCACGTGCGGCGAGCTGCAGTGCGCCACGTTGACCGTCCCGGTGGACTACGCGCACCCGGAGACCGGCCAGACCTTCACCCTGCCGCTGGCCAGGTCCGTCACGGCGGATCCCGCCCAGCGCATGGGCTCCCTGGTCTTCAACCCCGGCGGACCGGGCGAATCCGGGGTCGAGCAACTGAAGTCCGGCGGCCTCTCCTCCTTCAGCGAACGGGCGCGCGCCCGCTTCGACATCGTCAGCTTCGACCCGCGGGGCGTGGCCGGCAGCAAGCCGGCCATCGACTGCGGCTCCTCCGACTCCTCCGACCAGGACCAGCCCGAATCCGACTCCGCCTCGACGAGTGCGTATCCGAAGACCGCCGCCGAACGCAGCGCCGCGCTCGCGGACGCCGAGAAGCAGGTTGCCTTCTGCAAGGCCCGCAGCGGAGCCATCCTGCCGCACGTCGGGACGCTGGACGCGGCCCGCGACATGGACGTGCTGCGCGCGGCTCTCGGCGACGAGAAGCTCAGCTACCTCGGCTGGTCCTACGGCACCTACCTCGGCACCGTCTACGGCGAACTGTTCCCGCACCGGGTCCGCGCGCTCGTCCTCGACGGCGCCGTCGACCCCTCGCTCGACTGGTCCGAGGCCGCCCTCCAGCAGGGCAAAGCCTTCCGGAAGTCGGTGGACGACTACGCTCGGCAGTGCGCCACCGTGGTCCACGACGCCTGCCCCGCCACCACCCCGGACGGAATCCACAAGGTGATCACCGACCTGCACCGGCGGACGGCCAAGCACCCGCTGCGGATCAGGGGCACCACCGAGCGGCTCGACCAGAACATGCTGCTCGCCGCCCTCACCAAGTCGATGTACTCACCCGAGTCCCAGTGGCAGGACCTGTCCGAGGCGCTGCGCGCCGCGCGGGGCGGCGACGGGACGAAACTCGCCGAGATCGCCAGCCCCGGTATATCCGGCCAGCCCGCCCAGGCCGGCAGCTCCGACCCGGGCAGCTCCGGCGAGCAGGCCCCCGACAACTCCTCCGTCGCCATCACCGCCGTCAACTGCCTCGACCAGCCACACTCGAGGGACGCGCAGCCCTACTGGGAGCTGCTGGAGCGCGCCAACCAGGAGGCCGGAGTCTTCGGCACCTCCGCCGTGCTCGCCGAACTCACCTGCAAGGGCTGGCCCGCCGGACACCAGCAGCCGCACCGCGTGAACGCCAAGGGCCTGCCCCCGGCCCTGGTCGTCGGCACCACCGGCGACCCGGCCACGCCCTACCAGTGGTCGCAGGGTCTCGCCGACCAACTGCCCGGCGGCATGCTGCTCACCTTCAAGGGGACCGGCCACACCGCCTACGGCCGCAGCAACGCCTGCGTCAACGACGCCGTGGACGCCTACCTCATCGACCTCAAGCCGGTCCCGAGCGGCAAGGCCTGCTGA